One genomic segment of Passer domesticus isolate bPasDom1 chromosome 21, bPasDom1.hap1, whole genome shotgun sequence includes these proteins:
- the LOC135284751 gene encoding heterogeneous nuclear ribonucleoprotein M-like isoform X2 — protein MEESMKKAAEVLNKHSLGGRPLKVKEDPDGEHARRAMQKVMAAGGMGIGPGPGGPGMINIPPSILNNPNIPNEIIHALQAGRLGSTVFVANLDYKVGWKKLKEVFSMAGVVVRADILEDKDGKSRGIGTVTFEQAIEAVQAISMFNGQLLFDRPMHVKMDERAFPKGDFFPPERPQQLPRMGMEGMGFGMNKMGGMEGPFGGMENIGRFPGGMNMGRMSEMDRAMGGGFEREFGRNEMGMSRSFGETLERGIGGGNASIPGIERMAPGIERMGSGIERIPAGMGHGMERVGSEIDRMGLVLDRMGSNVERMGAGMERMAPLGIDHLAPNLERMGPGIERMGPGIERMGSGIGFGIERMGAAIERVGGAMDRMGAGVERMGAGMDRMGIGLERMVPAGMGTGMGQVIERMPAGLERIGGPPMDRIGIERMGAAPMDRMGLERIGAANMERMGPPMGQGMGAGMERMGLAMGSNFERPMDMERGNFAGNFAGSLGGAGGPAAGVARKACQIFVRNLPFDFTWKMLKDKFNECGHVLYADIKMENGKSKGCGVVRFESPEVAERACRMMNGLQLRGREIDVRIDRNA, from the exons ATGGAGGAGAGCATGAAGAAGGCTGCTGAAGTTCTGAACAAGCACAGTCTTGGTGGGAGACCCCTGAAAGTGAAAGAA GACCCCGACGGGGAGCACGCCAGGAGGGCCATGCAGAAGGTGATGGCAGCAGGCGGGATGGGCATCGGGCCCGGCCCCGGTGGCCCTGGCATGATCAACATCCCCCCCAGCATCCTGAACAACCCCAACATCCCCAACGAGATCATCCACGCCCTGCAGGCCGGCCGCCTCGGCAGCACCGTCTTCGTGGCCAAC CTGGACTACAAGGTGGGCTGGAAGAAGCTGAAGGAGGTGTTCAGCATGGCTGGGGTGGTGGTGCGGGCCGACATCCTGGAGGACAAGGACGGCAAGAGCCGCGGCATCGGCACCGTCACCTTCGAGCAGGCCATCGAGGCCGTGCAGGCCATCT CGATGTTCAATGGGCAGCTGCTCTTTGACAGACCCATGCACGTCAAAATG GATGAACGAGCCTTCCCCAAAGGAGATTTCTTCCCTCCAGAGCGACCCCAACAACTCCCTC gaatgggaatggaagGCATGGGCTTTGGAATGAATAAAATGGGAG GAATGGAAGGTCCCTTCGGTGGCATGGAGAACATCGGCCGCTTCCCGGGCGGGATGAACATGGGCAGGATGAGCG AGATGGATCGTGCCATGGGAGGGGGATTTGAGAGGGAGTTTGGAAGAAATGAGATGGGAATGTCCCGGAGTTTTGGAGAGACCCTGGAGAGGGGAATAG GTGGTGGCAACGCCAGCATCCCCGGCATCGAGCGGATGGCCCCCGGCATCGAGCGGATGGGCTCGGGCATCGAGCGGATCCCGGCGGGCATGGGGCACGGGATGGAGCGGGTGGGCTCGGAGATAGACAGGATGGGGCTGGTGCTGGACCGCATGGGCTCCAACGTGGAGCGCATGGGCGCGGGCATGGAGCGCATGGCCCCGCTGGGCATCGACCACCTGGCGCCCAACCTGGAGCGCATGGGGCCGGGCATCGAGCGCATGGGGCCGGGCATCGAGCGCATGGGCTCCGGCATCGGCTTCGGCATCGAGCGCATGGGCGCCGCCATCGAGCGCGTGGGCGGCGCCATGGACAGGATGGGCGCGGGCGTGGAGCGCATGGGGGCGGGCATGGATAGGATGGGCATCGGCCTGGAGCGCATGGTGCCCGCCGGCATGGGCACGGGCATGGGGCAGGTGATAGAGAGGATGCCCGCCGGGCTGGAGCGCATCGGGGGCCCGCCCATGGACAGGATCGGGATAGAGAGGATGGGAGCCGCCCCCATGGACAGGATGGGCCTGGAGCGCATCGGGGCCGCCAACATGGAGAGGATGGGGCCGCCCatggggcagggcatgggggcGGGCATGGAGCGCATGGGGCTGGCCATGGGCAGCAACTTCGAGCGGCCCATGGACATGGAGCGGGGCAACTTCGCAGGGAATTTTGCAGGGTCCCTGGGAGGAGCCGGAGGCCCTGCGGCCGGCGTGGCCCGGAAAGCCTGTCAGATATTTGTGAGAAAT CTGCCTTTTGATTTTACATGGAAAATGCTGAAAGATAAATTCAATGAATGTG GCCACGTGCTCTACGCCGACATCAAGATGGAGAACGGCAAGTCCAAGGGCTGCGGCGTGGTGCGCTTCGAGTCGCCGGAGGTGGCGGAGCGCGCGTGCCGCATGATGAACGGGCTGCAGCTGCGCGGCCGCGAGATCGACGTGCGGATCGACCGCAACGCCTAg
- the LOC135284751 gene encoding heterogeneous nuclear ribonucleoprotein M-like isoform X1: MEESMKKAAEVLNKHSLGGRPLKVKEDPDGEHARRAMQKVMAAGGMGIGPGPGGPGMINIPPSILNNPNIPNEIIHALQAGRLGSTVFVANLDYKVGWKKLKEVFSMAGVVVRADILEDKDGKSRGIGTVTFEQAIEAVQAISMFNGQLLFDRPMHVKMDERAFPKGDFFPPERPQQLPHGLGGIGMGLGPGGQPIDANHLNKGMGMGNMRPGGMGMEGMGFGMNKMGGMEGPFGGMENIGRFPGGMNMGRMSEMDRAMGGGFEREFGRNEMGMSRSFGETLERGIGGGNASIPGIERMAPGIERMGSGIERIPAGMGHGMERVGSEIDRMGLVLDRMGSNVERMGAGMERMAPLGIDHLAPNLERMGPGIERMGPGIERMGSGIGFGIERMGAAIERVGGAMDRMGAGVERMGAGMDRMGIGLERMVPAGMGTGMGQVIERMPAGLERIGGPPMDRIGIERMGAAPMDRMGLERIGAANMERMGPPMGQGMGAGMERMGLAMGSNFERPMDMERGNFAGNFAGSLGGAGGPAAGVARKACQIFVRNLPFDFTWKMLKDKFNECGHVLYADIKMENGKSKGCGVVRFESPEVAERACRMMNGLQLRGREIDVRIDRNA; this comes from the exons ATGGAGGAGAGCATGAAGAAGGCTGCTGAAGTTCTGAACAAGCACAGTCTTGGTGGGAGACCCCTGAAAGTGAAAGAA GACCCCGACGGGGAGCACGCCAGGAGGGCCATGCAGAAGGTGATGGCAGCAGGCGGGATGGGCATCGGGCCCGGCCCCGGTGGCCCTGGCATGATCAACATCCCCCCCAGCATCCTGAACAACCCCAACATCCCCAACGAGATCATCCACGCCCTGCAGGCCGGCCGCCTCGGCAGCACCGTCTTCGTGGCCAAC CTGGACTACAAGGTGGGCTGGAAGAAGCTGAAGGAGGTGTTCAGCATGGCTGGGGTGGTGGTGCGGGCCGACATCCTGGAGGACAAGGACGGCAAGAGCCGCGGCATCGGCACCGTCACCTTCGAGCAGGCCATCGAGGCCGTGCAGGCCATCT CGATGTTCAATGGGCAGCTGCTCTTTGACAGACCCATGCACGTCAAAATG GATGAACGAGCCTTCCCCAAAGGAGATTTCTTCCCTCCAGAGCGACCCCAACAACTCCCTC ATGGTCTTGGTGGTATTGGCATGGGATTAGGACCTGGAGGTCAACCTATTGATGCAAATCATTTAAACAAAGGCATGGGAATGGGCAACATGAGACCTGGAG gaatgggaatggaagGCATGGGCTTTGGAATGAATAAAATGGGAG GAATGGAAGGTCCCTTCGGTGGCATGGAGAACATCGGCCGCTTCCCGGGCGGGATGAACATGGGCAGGATGAGCG AGATGGATCGTGCCATGGGAGGGGGATTTGAGAGGGAGTTTGGAAGAAATGAGATGGGAATGTCCCGGAGTTTTGGAGAGACCCTGGAGAGGGGAATAG GTGGTGGCAACGCCAGCATCCCCGGCATCGAGCGGATGGCCCCCGGCATCGAGCGGATGGGCTCGGGCATCGAGCGGATCCCGGCGGGCATGGGGCACGGGATGGAGCGGGTGGGCTCGGAGATAGACAGGATGGGGCTGGTGCTGGACCGCATGGGCTCCAACGTGGAGCGCATGGGCGCGGGCATGGAGCGCATGGCCCCGCTGGGCATCGACCACCTGGCGCCCAACCTGGAGCGCATGGGGCCGGGCATCGAGCGCATGGGGCCGGGCATCGAGCGCATGGGCTCCGGCATCGGCTTCGGCATCGAGCGCATGGGCGCCGCCATCGAGCGCGTGGGCGGCGCCATGGACAGGATGGGCGCGGGCGTGGAGCGCATGGGGGCGGGCATGGATAGGATGGGCATCGGCCTGGAGCGCATGGTGCCCGCCGGCATGGGCACGGGCATGGGGCAGGTGATAGAGAGGATGCCCGCCGGGCTGGAGCGCATCGGGGGCCCGCCCATGGACAGGATCGGGATAGAGAGGATGGGAGCCGCCCCCATGGACAGGATGGGCCTGGAGCGCATCGGGGCCGCCAACATGGAGAGGATGGGGCCGCCCatggggcagggcatgggggcGGGCATGGAGCGCATGGGGCTGGCCATGGGCAGCAACTTCGAGCGGCCCATGGACATGGAGCGGGGCAACTTCGCAGGGAATTTTGCAGGGTCCCTGGGAGGAGCCGGAGGCCCTGCGGCCGGCGTGGCCCGGAAAGCCTGTCAGATATTTGTGAGAAAT CTGCCTTTTGATTTTACATGGAAAATGCTGAAAGATAAATTCAATGAATGTG GCCACGTGCTCTACGCCGACATCAAGATGGAGAACGGCAAGTCCAAGGGCTGCGGCGTGGTGCGCTTCGAGTCGCCGGAGGTGGCGGAGCGCGCGTGCCGCATGATGAACGGGCTGCAGCTGCGCGGCCGCGAGATCGACGTGCGGATCGACCGCAACGCCTAg
- the YJU2 gene encoding splicing factor YJU2 isoform X3 yields the protein MSERKVLNKYYPPDFDPAKIPKLKLPKDRQYVVRLMAPFNMRCKTCGEYIYKGKKFNARKETVQNESYLGLPIFRFYIKCTRCLAEITFKTDPENTDYTMEHGATRNFQAEKLLEEEEKRMQKEREEEELNNPMKVLENRTKDSKLEMEVLENLQELKELNQRQANVDFEAMLKQYKELEEEQRRKEQEEDEQEMKAMLEQAQNRRLLVDSDSDEEAAKARPNATAQAKPTDILQEDPQPQSKKPRTESWERSVGKLSTRAQLAGLVAPRKQKPDPALENRMETPGSTASTAAAATSSLGLLGAYSDSEGSASD from the exons ATGTCGGAACGGAAAGTGCTGAAC AAATATTACCCCCCGGACTTCGATCCGGCCAAGATCCCGAAGCTGAAGCTCCCCAAGGACCGGCAGTACGTGGTGAGGCTGATGGCCCCCTTCAACATGAG GTGCAAGACGTGTGGGGAGTACATCTACAAGGGCAAGAAGTTCAACGCGCGCAAGGAGACGGTGCAGAACGAGTCCTACCTGGGGCTGCCCATCTTCCGCTTCTACATCAAGTGCACGCGCTGCCTGGCTGAGATCACCTTCAAG aCAGACCCCGAGAACACGGATTACACCATGGAGCACGGCGCCACCAGGAACTTCCAGGCAGAGAAgctcctggaggaggaggagaagaggatgcagaaggagagggaagaggaggagctcAACAACCCCATGAAG GTCCTGGAGAACCGAACCAAGGACTCCAAGCTGGAGATGGAGGTGCTGGAGAAcctgcaggagctgaaggagctcaACCAGCGCCAGGCCAACGTGGATTTCGAGGCCATGCTGAAGCAGTacaaggagctggaggaggagcagaggcgcaaggagcaggaggaggatgagCAGGAGATGAA ggccatgctggagcaggcccAGAACCGTCGGCTCCTGGTGGATTCTGACTCCGACGAGGAAGCGGCAAAAGCTCGCCCCAACGCCACGGCCCAGGCAAAACCCACGGACATCCTGCAGGAG gacccccagccccagagcaagAAGCCCaggacagagagctgggagcGCAGCGTGGGCAAGCTCAGCACCAGggcccagctggcagggctggtggcccCCAGGAAGCAGAAACCAGATCCTGCCCTGGAAAACAGGATGGAAACCCCAGGGAGCACGGCCAGCACCG cagcagcagccacgtCCTCGCTGGGTTTGCTGGGAGCCTACTCGGACAGCGAGGGCAGCGCCAGCGACTGA
- the YJU2 gene encoding splicing factor YJU2 isoform X1, whose product MSERKVLNKYYPPDFDPAKIPKLKLPKDRQYVVRLMAPFNMRCKTCGEYIYKGKKFNARKETVQNESYLGLPIFRFYIKCTRCLAEITFKTDPENTDYTMEHGATRNFQAEKLLEEEEKRMQKEREEEELNNPMKVLENRTKDSKLEMEVLENLQELKELNQRQANVDFEAMLKQYKELEEEQRRKEQEEDEQEMKAMLEQAQNRRLLVDSDSDEEAAKARPNATAQAKPTDILQEDPQPQSKKPRTESWERSVGKLSTRAQLAGLVAPRKQKPDPALENRMETPGSTASTAAAAAAATSSLGLLGAYSDSEGSASD is encoded by the exons ATGTCGGAACGGAAAGTGCTGAAC AAATATTACCCCCCGGACTTCGATCCGGCCAAGATCCCGAAGCTGAAGCTCCCCAAGGACCGGCAGTACGTGGTGAGGCTGATGGCCCCCTTCAACATGAG GTGCAAGACGTGTGGGGAGTACATCTACAAGGGCAAGAAGTTCAACGCGCGCAAGGAGACGGTGCAGAACGAGTCCTACCTGGGGCTGCCCATCTTCCGCTTCTACATCAAGTGCACGCGCTGCCTGGCTGAGATCACCTTCAAG aCAGACCCCGAGAACACGGATTACACCATGGAGCACGGCGCCACCAGGAACTTCCAGGCAGAGAAgctcctggaggaggaggagaagaggatgcagaaggagagggaagaggaggagctcAACAACCCCATGAAG GTCCTGGAGAACCGAACCAAGGACTCCAAGCTGGAGATGGAGGTGCTGGAGAAcctgcaggagctgaaggagctcaACCAGCGCCAGGCCAACGTGGATTTCGAGGCCATGCTGAAGCAGTacaaggagctggaggaggagcagaggcgcaaggagcaggaggaggatgagCAGGAGATGAA ggccatgctggagcaggcccAGAACCGTCGGCTCCTGGTGGATTCTGACTCCGACGAGGAAGCGGCAAAAGCTCGCCCCAACGCCACGGCCCAGGCAAAACCCACGGACATCCTGCAGGAG gacccccagccccagagcaagAAGCCCaggacagagagctgggagcGCAGCGTGGGCAAGCTCAGCACCAGggcccagctggcagggctggtggcccCCAGGAAGCAGAAACCAGATCCTGCCCTGGAAAACAGGATGGAAACCCCAGGGAGCACGGCCAGCACCG cagcagcagcagcagcagccacgtCCTCGCTGGGTTTGCTGGGAGCCTACTCGGACAGCGAGGGCAGCGCCAGCGACTGA
- the YJU2 gene encoding splicing factor YJU2 isoform X2, translated as MSERKVLNKYYPPDFDPAKIPKLKLPKDRQYVVRLMAPFNMRCKTCGEYIYKGKKFNARKETVQNESYLGLPIFRFYIKCTRCLAEITFKTDPENTDYTMEHGATRNFQAEKLLEEEEKRMQKEREEEELNNPMKVLENRTKDSKLEMEVLENLQELKELNQRQANVDFEAMLKQYKELEEEQRRKEQEEDEQEMKAMLEQAQNRRLLVDSDSDEEAAKARPNATAQAKPTDILQEDPQPQSKKPRTESWERSVGKLSTRAQLAGLVAPRKQKPDPALENRMETPGSTASTAAAAAATSSLGLLGAYSDSEGSASD; from the exons ATGTCGGAACGGAAAGTGCTGAAC AAATATTACCCCCCGGACTTCGATCCGGCCAAGATCCCGAAGCTGAAGCTCCCCAAGGACCGGCAGTACGTGGTGAGGCTGATGGCCCCCTTCAACATGAG GTGCAAGACGTGTGGGGAGTACATCTACAAGGGCAAGAAGTTCAACGCGCGCAAGGAGACGGTGCAGAACGAGTCCTACCTGGGGCTGCCCATCTTCCGCTTCTACATCAAGTGCACGCGCTGCCTGGCTGAGATCACCTTCAAG aCAGACCCCGAGAACACGGATTACACCATGGAGCACGGCGCCACCAGGAACTTCCAGGCAGAGAAgctcctggaggaggaggagaagaggatgcagaaggagagggaagaggaggagctcAACAACCCCATGAAG GTCCTGGAGAACCGAACCAAGGACTCCAAGCTGGAGATGGAGGTGCTGGAGAAcctgcaggagctgaaggagctcaACCAGCGCCAGGCCAACGTGGATTTCGAGGCCATGCTGAAGCAGTacaaggagctggaggaggagcagaggcgcaaggagcaggaggaggatgagCAGGAGATGAA ggccatgctggagcaggcccAGAACCGTCGGCTCCTGGTGGATTCTGACTCCGACGAGGAAGCGGCAAAAGCTCGCCCCAACGCCACGGCCCAGGCAAAACCCACGGACATCCTGCAGGAG gacccccagccccagagcaagAAGCCCaggacagagagctgggagcGCAGCGTGGGCAAGCTCAGCACCAGggcccagctggcagggctggtggcccCCAGGAAGCAGAAACCAGATCCTGCCCTGGAAAACAGGATGGAAACCCCAGGGAGCACGGCCAGCACCG cagcagcagcagcagccacgtCCTCGCTGGGTTTGCTGGGAGCCTACTCGGACAGCGAGGGCAGCGCCAGCGACTGA
- the YJU2 gene encoding splicing factor YJU2 isoform X4 → MSERKVLNKYYPPDFDPAKIPKLKLPKDRQYVVRLMAPFNMRCKTCGEYIYKGKKFNARKETVQNESYLGLPIFRFYIKCTRCLAEITFKTDPENTDYTMEHGATRNFQAEKLLEEEEKRMQKEREEEELNNPMKVLENRTKDSKLEMEVLENLQELKELNQRQANVDFEAMLKQYKELEEEQRRKEQEEDEQEMKAMLEQAQNRRLLVDSDSDEEAAKARPNATAQAKPTDILQEDPQPQSKKPRTESWERSVGKLSTRAQLAGLVAPRKQKPDPALENRMETPGSTASTAAATSSLGLLGAYSDSEGSASD, encoded by the exons ATGTCGGAACGGAAAGTGCTGAAC AAATATTACCCCCCGGACTTCGATCCGGCCAAGATCCCGAAGCTGAAGCTCCCCAAGGACCGGCAGTACGTGGTGAGGCTGATGGCCCCCTTCAACATGAG GTGCAAGACGTGTGGGGAGTACATCTACAAGGGCAAGAAGTTCAACGCGCGCAAGGAGACGGTGCAGAACGAGTCCTACCTGGGGCTGCCCATCTTCCGCTTCTACATCAAGTGCACGCGCTGCCTGGCTGAGATCACCTTCAAG aCAGACCCCGAGAACACGGATTACACCATGGAGCACGGCGCCACCAGGAACTTCCAGGCAGAGAAgctcctggaggaggaggagaagaggatgcagaaggagagggaagaggaggagctcAACAACCCCATGAAG GTCCTGGAGAACCGAACCAAGGACTCCAAGCTGGAGATGGAGGTGCTGGAGAAcctgcaggagctgaaggagctcaACCAGCGCCAGGCCAACGTGGATTTCGAGGCCATGCTGAAGCAGTacaaggagctggaggaggagcagaggcgcaaggagcaggaggaggatgagCAGGAGATGAA ggccatgctggagcaggcccAGAACCGTCGGCTCCTGGTGGATTCTGACTCCGACGAGGAAGCGGCAAAAGCTCGCCCCAACGCCACGGCCCAGGCAAAACCCACGGACATCCTGCAGGAG gacccccagccccagagcaagAAGCCCaggacagagagctgggagcGCAGCGTGGGCAAGCTCAGCACCAGggcccagctggcagggctggtggcccCCAGGAAGCAGAAACCAGATCCTGCCCTGGAAAACAGGATGGAAACCCCAGGGAGCACGGCCAGCACCG cagcagccacgtCCTCGCTGGGTTTGCTGGGAGCCTACTCGGACAGCGAGGGCAGCGCCAGCGACTGA
- the SHD gene encoding SH2 domain-containing adapter protein D, producing the protein MAKWLREYLGRGARRSPPRPPQPDYSGPGGPPAAAPAAAAALRGPAASPRRRLVRVGGAGPGGGPRRLQQGPGESEYSEPFEGEQDPAPEGGCDEEVTGCPRQGEGRRVRPRRGPQLYDTPSEEWDTAGDGLGGPPARESRLPRDDERPADEYDQPWEWKKDHISRAFAVQFESPERSPGLSRPLPRSPRGPRPACPPSPRHVDTSLPLEKQAWYHGPIGRAGAETLLALCREGSFLVRDCETSPDDYSLSLRSSQGFVHVKLTRTREQHFTLGRAGAAFPSVPAAVGHYTARALPVRGARHLSLLYPVAVQPL; encoded by the exons ATGGCCAAGTGGCTCCGGGAGTACCTGGGCCGGGGGGCGCGGCGCTcccccccgcgcccgccccaGCCCGACTACAGCGGCCCCGGGggcccccccgccgccgcccccgccgccgccgccgcgctccgcggccccgccgcctccccgcgccgccgcctGGTGCGGGtggggggcgcggggccggggggcggccCCCGCCGCCTGCAGCAG GGCCCAGGTGAGAGCGAGTACTCGGAGCCCTTCGAGGGCGAGCAGGACCCCGCGCCCGAGGGCGGCTGCGACGAGGAGGTCACAG ggTGCCCGCGGCAGGGCGAGGGCCGGCGGGTGCGGCCGCGCCGGGGTCCCCAACTCTACGACACCCCCTCCGAGGAGTGGGACACGGCCGGGGACGGCCTGGGGGGACCCCCGGCCCGCGAGAGCCGCCTCCCCCGCGACGACGAGCGCCCGGCCGACGAGTACGACCAGCCCTGGGAGTGGAAGAAGGACCACATCTCACGGGCGTTCGCAG TGCAGTTCGAGAGCCCCGAGCGCTCCCCCGGCCTGTCCCGGCCGCTGCCGCGCTCCccccgcggcccccggcccgcctgcccccccagcccccggcACGTGGACACCTCGCTGCCCCTCGAGAAGCAGGC CTGGTACCACGGCCCCATCGGGCGGGCGGGCGCCGAGACGCTGCTGGCGCTGTGCCGCGAGGGCAGCTTCCTGGTGCGCGACTGCGAGACCAGCCCCGACGACTACTCGCTGTCCCTCAG gagcagccagggttTCGTGCACGTGAAGCTGACGCGGACCCGGGAGCAGCACTTCacgctgggccgggccggggccgccttCCCGTCGGTACCGGCGGCCGTGGGGCACTACACGGCGCGGGCGCTGCCCGTGCGCGGCGCCCGCCACCTGTCCCTGCTCTACCCGGTGGCCGTGCAGCCCCTGTGA
- the TMIGD2 gene encoding transmembrane and immunoglobulin domain-containing protein 2, with product MWQLGVLIPLLGAGALRVTQEPGDLQAAAGDTVALACQVEVAEGGTLLRMEWVRGGGLGVLCATRLSLGTPPSPFPRPRCARGAQLAWQPPRATLSLPQVRDSDSGSYVCRVTLEIPRHATATGNGTELRVSPAALGGHQAALLCPLLGGLGGTALLLAMAVLGHRCCRRSPGAAHPDTAIYVNVVSPPAAAKPPPPPAEGVPVPGGAAVGTGPPPIPPALRVPAVPRTLPSSALPQETPQQRCLAASCVSPGSASSVSPPLRHPVLPPRPPRVGSSVSPCPRGGSGPGTLRGSHSVVPWALARCHPAPEGCAGGGKQGPPPVGGSATSPSPRG from the exons ATGTGGCAGCTCGGGGTCCTCATCCCCCTCCTGGGAG CGGGCGCCCTGCGGGTGACCCAGGAGCCGGGCGACCTGCAGGCGGCCGCGGGTGACACGGTGGCCCTGGCGTGCCAGGTGGAGGTGGCCGAGGGCGGGACCCTGCTGCGGATGGAGTGGGTGAGGGGCGGGGGGCTCGGGGTGCTCTGCGCCACCcgcctgtccctgggcaccccgCCGTCCCCGTTCCCCCGTCCCCGCTGTGCCCGGGGGGCGCAGCTGGCCTGGCAGCCCCCCCGGGCCACCCTCAGCCTGCCGCAGGTGCGGGACAGCGACAGCGGCAGCTACGTCTGCAGGGTGACCCTGGAGATCCCCCGGCACGCCACCGCCACCGGCAACGGCACCGAGCTCCGCGTCAGCCCCG CAGCTCTTGGAGGACACCAGGCAG CGCTGCTCTGCCCGCTCCTGGGGGGCCTGGGGGGCACCGCCCTTCTCCTGGCGATGGCCGTGCTCGGCCACCGCTGCTGCCGCCGGAGCCCAG GCGCTGCCCACCCCGACACGGCCATCTACGTGAACGTGGTGTCCCCCCCGGCCGCCGCCAAgccgcccccccccccagccGAAGGTGTGCCCGTACCAGGCGGAGCCGCGGTGGGCACGGGGCCCCCCCCGATCCCCCCGGCGCTGAGGGTGCCCGCAGTGCCTCGcaccctccccagctctgcccttccccaggAAACCCCCCAACAAAGGTGTTTGGCAGCATCCTGTGTGTCACCCGGCTCTGCGTCCTCTGTGTCCCCACCCCTGCGTCATCCTGTGCTCCCCCCGCGGCCACCGCGCGTGGGCAGCTCGGTGTCACCGTGCCCGAGGGGTGGCAGCGGCCCTGGGACCCTCAGGGGAAGCCACTCTGTTGTCCCCTGGGCTCTTGCACGGTGTCACCCGGCACccgagggctgtgctgggggtggGAAGCAAGGACCCCCCCCCGTGGggggcagtgccaccagcccctcACCACGCGGGTGA